The nucleotide sequence GGAGGTTCAGAGTAAGTTAGCTTTCTTTTCCCTAGTTTTAGAGAAAAAATAAGAATAAAAGAGTTAAAATAAAAAGCAGAGATTAGATAATTCTAATTTCTGCTTTTTTATTTTATTATCTATTGCTTAATTTTTTTATTAGTCTTATATTTTCCTCTAAATTTTTAACCTTTGTAGTGCTGACTAGGATAGATTTTAGAGGTTCTTGTTTCATAACATACTCAAAAGCACTCTCTATAAGAGGTTTATTAGGAGATTTCAAGGTTTCAATTCTATCAAAGGTTTCCTTGTCATGAAATAAATCATTGAATTTTCTAATATCCATCTTGGCAAATTTATATCCTTTTTTCACTTTTTCTGACAGTAATCCTTGAGCTAGAGTACTGTAAGAGATGTATCCAATATCATTATTCTGACAAAAAGGAAGAATATCCTTTTCATCATTAGTTTGTAACATATTATACTGATTTTGAATGCTACTGATATCGCATATATTGGAAGCCTGCTTCAGATCCTCCAGTTTAAAATTAGATACACCTACACCTTTTATTATATTTTGTTCTTTCAATTCGTTGAGAGTCTCAAATACGGTCTCTAACGATGTTTTCTTGTCTAAGTGGTGAACTTGGTAGAGATCGAGATAGTCGGTCTTTAAACGCTTTAGAGTAGCTTCTATTTCAAACAAAATTGAATCTCTGGATATATCATGAGTGACATGTCCCCATTCATTCCATCTAAGACCAAATTTACTGGCTATAACTAAATCTTTACGAATACTCTTTGTAACATCTCCTAGGATCTCCTCTGATTTCCCAAATCCATAGATTGGTGCAGTATCGAAAAAGTTAATACCTAGTTCGATACTCTTTTCCAGAGTTTTAATAGCTTCCTCTTGGTTAACATCTTTCCATCCGTGTTTGGATAGAGCCCAACAACCAAAACCCAAAAGAGATATTTCTTTATCTATATTTTTAATCTTATTATATTTCATTTTTTACCTCTTTTTCTATTTTTTATCTTAAATTAAATTAGTCTATAGTAGGAGTAATTCATGGATTAATCCTTCCACAAGATTAAACTTTTTTTGTTACAGATTAAAAAAGATTATTAAAGCCTCTCAACGCAGACTAAAATCTGACTTATCCTTTGAATTCAATTCTTTTTCTAGATGTTATCTTAACTTCTCAGTAGATATATTGCGAGTTTCGTCGCGCCTACCATGCCCGTCAGGCACCCCACTAAGAAACGGGGATCCATGGTTTCACTTATATAACATCATTTAGAAAAAGTGAGCTTTTCTTTGGTTCGTTTCTTTTGCTCACCAAAATGAAATGAACTCGTATTAAAGGCGAAACCTTTAGAACCTTCGATTCATGATTATTAAAATTATTTATATTCAATTGAGCTTTTTTAGATCTCTTTATATGCAGGGAGTTTAATAATAAAAGTCGTTCCCTGATCTTTTATAGAATCTACTCCTAAACTTCCTCTGTTAAGGTGGATAAATTCCTTTGTTATGATAAGTCCTAAACCGGTACCCTTTTCATTTTCTGTTCCTAGAGTTGTCAAATGCTGGTCTAGTTTAAATAACTTAGACTGAATGTCTAAATTCATTCCTACCCCATTATCTTTAATAAATATATAGATAAACTGATTTTTTCGTTCACTATAGAGTTCAATCTTTCCAGAATTAGGAGTGAACTTTATGGCATTGGATAAAATATTACGAAAAACAGCATCTATCATGTTTTTATCAGCCCAAATAAAATGTTTATCTGAAATATTATTTGAAAATTTAATATTCTTAGACTCTAAGTTTAATTTTAAAATTTGATATGCCGAAGCAGTGAGGTCATTTATCTTAACTTTCATAGGAGAGGGTATCACATGTCCCCTCTGTATCTTAGACCACTCTAATAAATTGATTAAGAGTGCGTTTATTCCCTGTATAGAATCATTGATAGAATAGATTAATTTTTTCTTCTTTGCATCATCATAAGAATCATATT is from Psychrilyobacter atlanticus DSM 19335 and encodes:
- a CDS encoding aldo/keto reductase; its protein translation is MKYNKIKNIDKEISLLGFGCWALSKHGWKDVNQEEAIKTLEKSIELGINFFDTAPIYGFGKSEEILGDVTKSIRKDLVIASKFGLRWNEWGHVTHDISRDSILFEIEATLKRLKTDYLDLYQVHHLDKKTSLETVFETLNELKEQNIIKGVGVSNFKLEDLKQASNICDISSIQNQYNMLQTNDEKDILPFCQNNDIGYISYSTLAQGLLSEKVKKGYKFAKMDIRKFNDLFHDKETFDRIETLKSPNKPLIESAFEYVMKQEPLKSILVSTTKVKNLEENIRLIKKLSNR